A genomic region of Chlamydomonas reinhardtii strain CC-503 cw92 mt+ chromosome 2, whole genome shotgun sequence contains the following coding sequences:
- a CDS encoding ribosomal protein S3: MRTEIIIRATRTQNVLGEKGRRIRELTSVVQKRFNFPPDSVELYAEKVSDRGLCAIAQAESLRYKLLGGLAVRRACYGVLRFVMESGAKGCEVIVSGKLRAARAKSMKFKDGYMVSSGNPAKVYIDGAVRHVLLRQGVLGIKVKIMKEWDPTGKRGPRTPLPDVVKVLEPKEEEVYQEKPYIGKEEL, encoded by the exons ATGCGCACTGAGATTATCATCCGCGCTACTCGCACTCAGAACGTGCTGG GCGAGAAGGGCCGCCGCATTCGCGAGCTGACCTCGGTTGTGCAGAAGCGCTTCAACTTCCCCCCGGACAGCGTTGAGCTGTACGCTGAGAAGGTCAGCGACCGTGGTCTGTGCGCCATCGCCCAGGCCGAGTCGCTGCGCTACAAGCTGCTGGGTGGCCTGGCCGTGCGCCG TGCCTGCTACGGTGTGCTGCGCTTCGTGATGGAgagcggcgccaagggctgcGAGGTCATTGTGTCCGGCAAGCTCCGCGCTGCCCGTGCCAAGTCCATGAAGTTCAAGGATGGCTACATGGTGTCTTCGGGTAACCCCGCCAAGGTGTACATCGATGGTGCCGTgcgccacgtgctgctgcgccagggtGTCCTGGGTATCAAG GTCAAGATCATGAAGGAGTGGGACCCTACCGGCAAGCGTGGCCCTCGCACTCCTCTGCCCGATGTGGTCAAGGTGCTGgagcccaaggaggaggaggtgtacCAGGAGAAGCCTTACATCGGCAAGGAGGAGCTGTAA